From the Candidatus Leptovillus gracilis genome, the window GTGACGCCCGATTTTATCAATGTGGTGGCGGTTACCGGCGACGGACAGTTTCTTTTCTTTCGGCAAACCAAGTACAGCGTTGCTGGCGTTTCGCTGGCGGCGGTCGGTGGCTTTTTGGAGCCGGGCGAAGACCCTTTTGTGGGCGCGCAGCGTGAGCTTTTGGAGGAAACGGGCTACGCCGCGCCAGATTGGACCTTTCTGGGCCGCTATTCTGTTGATGGCAATCGCGGCGCAGGCAACGCCCACTTTTACCTGGCGCAAAACGCGCAGCGCGTGGCGGAAATAGACGCTGACGACCTGGAAGAGCAGGAACTGCTGCTGCTTTCGCGGGCGGAAGTGGAGGCGGCGTTGGACGCCGGAGAGTTTAAGCTGCTGCCGTGGACGGCCGTTGTCGCCTTAGCGCTGCGGCAGAGATAAGACGATGATCGTGTGCTCGAATGGTATAATAGAGGAAACGACGGCTTATAGTGCAAAGATGGTGGATTATGAGACAAGTCATCATTTACCCTGGTGAAGATGGATTTTGGATCGCCGAGTGTCCCAGTTTGCCAGGTTGTATCAGCCAGGGTGAAACACGGCAAGAAGCCATTGCCAACATCCGCGAAGCGATTGATCTATATATTGAGGTATTGGTTGAAGATGGAGTGCCTGTACCTGAAGATCACCTTGAGGCCCTCCTGGTAGCCGTTTAATCTATGGGTAAACTACCAAATATTTCTGGTGATGATTGTGTAAAAGCCCTGAATAAAGCGGGCTTTTACTTTAAAAGACAGCGTGGGAGTCATATTATGCCCCGTCGAGATGGTCCATATGCTCAAGTCGTGGTACCCAATCACCAGCAGTTGGATCGTGGGACATTGCGAGCGATCATTCGGCAAGCTGACCTGAGTGCGGATGAATTTCTAAGCCTTATTTAAACCGATTTCAATGAGCAACCACAAGCCGTTTGCATACGTTCCCATCGTGGAAATAGATGAATACGACGCCGAATGGCAGGCCAGACGCGAGGCGGTGGATGTGGCCGGCCGTGAAGAACTGCTGGCGGCGCTGATTATGGAATTGGTGGGCAAACGGCCGTCTTCGCCCAAAGCCTACTCCCGCACCATGCTCAAATACATCGGCCTGGGTCTGCCCTGGCTGTCTAAAAGCCAGGTCTTGCAAGCCTACCAGACGTTGTGCCAACAAGGCCA encodes:
- a CDS encoding NUDIX hydrolase, producing the protein MQPWKTVSRKVLLAHSKYLTVEEHTVQLPDGRIISDWPWVVTPDFINVVAVTGDGQFLFFRQTKYSVAGVSLAAVGGFLEPGEDPFVGAQRELLEETGYAAPDWTFLGRYSVDGNRGAGNAHFYLAQNAQRVAEIDADDLEEQELLLLSRAEVEAALDAGEFKLLPWTAVVALALRQR
- a CDS encoding type II toxin-antitoxin system HicB family antitoxin, with protein sequence MRQVIIYPGEDGFWIAECPSLPGCISQGETRQEAIANIREAIDLYIEVLVEDGVPVPEDHLEALLVAV
- a CDS encoding type II toxin-antitoxin system HicA family toxin, whose amino-acid sequence is MGKLPNISGDDCVKALNKAGFYFKRQRGSHIMPRRDGPYAQVVVPNHQQLDRGTLRAIIRQADLSADEFLSLI